The genomic segment TGCGCGTCCGGTACATCCAACCCCGATCCGATTGCTCTAGGGCAGCCAAGCGTGATCGATTTAAGCAGGTATCAATATTTCCTTTACTCGTTGGTCTGAATGTATCTCAAAAGAACGAGATACATTCAGAATTCGTATCACCTCACCTCCCTGGCAGCTTATACGGGATTAAACTGAGTACTTCATATGCGACCTTCAGAACTCGTGGCACACCGTACGTCGAAGGAACTTGAGCAGGCCTATCGTCAGGCTGAGCGCCCTGTCGAGCGTTCCCGTTGGCAGATCTGATGGCTCAAAAGTAAAGGAAAAACCATTCGTGAGTTGATGGACGGCACAGGGTTCTCGCGTCCCACCATCAGTACGTTGATCAGGCGCTACAATGCTGAAGGCGTTGATGCTGTCCTTGATCGACGACCATTCAATGGTGCGGCCCCAGCACTCAATGAAGCGCAGCAACAAATGTTATTTCTTGCGATTCGGGATACGTTACCCGATTCGGGAGTCTGGACAAGCCATAAAGTTCAACAATATATCCAGGAAACCTTCAACATCGAGGTCACGGATGTCTGCGCCTGGGGATACTTACGACGATTGGGTTTCAGTGTTCAGATGCCGCGCCCCAAGAACGCACAGGCTGCCACGCCCGAAGAGCAAGGGATCTTCATAAAAAATAGCTGGGG from the Deinococcus ruber genome contains:
- a CDS encoding helix-turn-helix domain-containing protein, whose translation is MRELMDGTGFSRPTISTLIRRYNAEGVDAVLDRRPFNGAAPALNEAQQQMLFLAIRDTLPDSGVWTSHKVQQYIQETFNIEVTDVCAWGYLRRLGFSVQMPRPKNAQAATPEEQGIFIKNSWGTPECSGSVSGKRRCPLDSGRGKSWSQAHLEAPVGASRTAANH